The Horticoccus luteus DNA window ACGGGCGCGGCGGTCTTTGCGGCAGGCTGCGCTCCTCCCTGCGGAGCCTCGGCCGGGGTGCGCGCCGGCGTCCGGTTGGGTGGTGTCCGCCGCGGCGCGCTCACGCGCCCGCCCAGATCGCTCGTGCCGAGCACGCAGACTTCTACGCGGTTTTGGAGGCTCTCATCGATCACCGCGCCCATGATGATGTGCGGCTCGCGCCCAAATTGCTCCGCAACCGCCGTCATCAGCTCGTTCACCTTGGGCAACGTCAGGTCCGTGCCGCCGACGATGTTGACCAGCAGCCGGTCCGCTTTGCGCGAGAACTCCGGCGTCGCGAGCAGCGGGCAGAGCTTCAAACTCTCCAGCGCATCCGCCACCGCGTTTTCACCCACGCCTTCGCCGAGGCCGAACAACGTCTTGCCGCCCCGCGTCTGAAACGCCTGGCGCAGCGTCGCGAAATCCAGGTTGATCAACCCCGTGCGCGATAACATCGCCCAGATCGATTTGACGCCGCGCCCGATCCACTCGTCCGCGCGGCCAAACGAATCCAGCACCGTTTCATTCGGCGCCGCTTCCTGCAGCAGAATGTCATTCGGCAGCGGAATCACTGCGTCGCACACGCGGCGCAACGCCTGCAAACCTTCCTCCGCCTGCTTGATCCGTCGCCCGCCTTCGAAGCTGAACGGCATCGTTACGAACGCGATCACGAGCGCGCCCGCCTCCGCCGCCGCTTCCGCAATCACCGGCGCGGCGCCGCTGCCCGTGCCGCCGCCCATGCCGGCGAGTAGAAACACCAGATCGCAGTCCTTGACGACGTTGTTG harbors:
- the ftsZ gene encoding cell division protein FtsZ, with translation MNINELPLENEILTDRNVAIKLVGVGGAGANAVDRLKMENLERLQLSVINTDYQALSSSPVQDKVLIGMGVTRGLGAGGDPDLGREAAEADREKLNNVVKDCDLVFLLAGMGGGTGSGAAPVIAEAAAEAGALVIAFVTMPFSFEGGRRIKQAEEGLQALRRVCDAVIPLPNDILLQEAAPNETVLDSFGRADEWIGRGVKSIWAMLSRTGLINLDFATLRQAFQTRGGKTLFGLGEGVGENAVADALESLKLCPLLATPEFSRKADRLLVNIVGGTDLTLPKVNELMTAVAEQFGREPHIIMGAVIDESLQNRVEVCVLGTSDLGGRVSAPRRTPPNRTPARTPAEAPQGGAQPAAKTAAPVAEPVAASTAAHAESEGEAGAKAPVAQNEFGFGELETRGQFDKTDRTMFEGHDLDVPTYLRKGIRLVL